Proteins from a genomic interval of Tenacibaculum sp. SZ-18:
- a CDS encoding DUF2911 domain-containing protein, whose translation MKKLLLGLFVASLTLSVNAQIKTPQPSPLSKIEQKVGLTDVTVEYSRPGVKGRKVFGDLVPFGKLWRTGANKNTIVTFSQDVTIDGKSLKKGSYAIFTKPGTTSWEVMFYSDTNNWGTPRKWDDKKVALTTTAKVQKMPMTVESFTITIDDLTNNSAVLGILWENTYAGIKFNVPTDKAVESSIASVMAGPGANEFYAAASYYMDEGKDINKAMMWIDKAVDMTSSEPRFWYLRKQSLIHAKAGDKKGAIKAAKASLMHAEKANNADYVKMNKESLKEWGA comes from the coding sequence ATGAAAAAATTATTATTAGGACTATTTGTTGCGTCTTTAACTTTATCAGTTAACGCACAAATTAAAACCCCTCAACCAAGTCCACTTTCTAAAATTGAGCAAAAAGTAGGTTTAACTGATGTAACAGTTGAATACTCGAGACCTGGAGTTAAGGGAAGAAAAGTTTTTGGAGATTTAGTTCCTTTCGGAAAATTATGGAGAACTGGTGCTAATAAAAATACCATAGTAACTTTTAGTCAAGACGTTACAATTGATGGAAAGTCACTAAAGAAAGGTTCATATGCAATTTTCACCAAGCCGGGAACTACTTCTTGGGAAGTTATGTTTTACAGTGATACCAATAACTGGGGAACTCCTCGAAAATGGGACGATAAGAAGGTAGCATTAACTACAACTGCTAAAGTTCAAAAGATGCCAATGACTGTTGAGTCTTTTACAATAACAATTGATGATCTTACGAATAATTCTGCTGTATTAGGAATTTTATGGGAAAATACATATGCTGGAATCAAATTTAATGTACCAACAGATAAGGCTGTAGAATCAAGTATTGCTTCTGTAATGGCAGGACCAGGAGCAAATGAATTTTACGCAGCAGCATCTTATTACATGGATGAAGGTAAAGACATTAATAAAGCGATGATGTGGATCGACAAAGCTGTTGATATGACAAGTTCTGAACCTCGTTTTTGGTATTTACGCAAGCAGTCTTTAATTCACGCTAAAGCTGGAGATAAAAAAGGAGCAATAAAAGCAGCTAAAGCTTCTTTAATGCATGCTGAAAAAGCTAATAATGCAGACTACGTTAAGATGAACAAAGAATCTCTTAAAGAATGGGGAGCTTAA
- a CDS encoding ABC-F family ATP-binding cassette domain-containing protein, whose protein sequence is MLTVSNLSVQFGKRVLFDEVNTKFTQGNCYGIIGANGAGKSTFLKILSGQIDPTSGQVHLEPGKRMSVLSQDHYAFDEFSVLETVVMGNRDLYRIKKEIDALYADYTDENAEKIGELQVQFEEMNGWNADSEAAAMLSNLGIKEDFHYSLVKDLDGKQKVRVLLAQALFGSPDVLIMDEPTNDLDFETISWLENFLANYDNTVIVVSHDRHFLDAVCTHISDIDFGKINHFSGNYTFWYESSQLAAKQRAQQNKKAEDKKKELEEFIRRFSANVAKSKQATSRKKMIEKLNVEEIKPSSRRYPAIIFERDREAGDQILNVEGLSAKDAEGDLLFSNVDINLNRGDKVAVISKNSKATTAFYQIIAGNEDALEGSYNWGVTTTQSYLPSDNSEFFQNGDLNLVDWLRQYAKTEEEREEVFLRGFLGKMIFSGEEALKKSNVLSGGEKVRCMLSRMMMTRANILNLDEPTNHLDLESIQSLNNSLINFKGTVLFTTHDHEFAQTVANRIIEITPNGVIDKYATFDEYLDDPKVKELREKMYA, encoded by the coding sequence ATGTTAACAGTTTCTAATTTATCAGTTCAGTTTGGTAAAAGAGTATTGTTCGATGAAGTAAATACCAAGTTTACTCAGGGAAATTGCTACGGAATTATCGGTGCAAATGGAGCAGGAAAATCTACCTTTTTAAAAATATTATCTGGTCAAATAGATCCAACTTCTGGACAAGTTCACTTGGAGCCTGGAAAAAGAATGTCTGTTCTATCACAGGATCACTATGCATTTGATGAGTTTTCGGTTTTGGAAACTGTGGTAATGGGTAATAGAGATTTGTATAGGATAAAGAAAGAGATAGATGCTTTATATGCTGATTATACAGATGAAAATGCAGAGAAGATTGGTGAGTTACAAGTCCAGTTTGAAGAAATGAACGGTTGGAATGCTGATTCTGAAGCAGCGGCAATGTTGTCAAATTTAGGAATTAAAGAGGATTTCCATTATTCTTTAGTTAAGGATTTGGATGGTAAGCAAAAAGTAAGAGTTTTATTAGCTCAAGCTTTATTTGGTAGTCCAGACGTGTTAATCATGGATGAGCCTACCAATGATTTAGATTTTGAAACTATTTCTTGGTTAGAAAATTTCTTGGCTAACTATGATAATACTGTAATAGTTGTATCTCACGACCGTCACTTTTTAGATGCTGTTTGTACACATATTTCTGATATTGATTTTGGAAAGATTAACCACTTTTCAGGAAATTATACTTTCTGGTACGAATCTAGCCAGTTGGCGGCAAAGCAAAGAGCACAACAAAATAAGAAAGCTGAAGACAAGAAGAAAGAACTAGAAGAATTCATACGCCGTTTCTCTGCAAACGTTGCAAAATCAAAGCAAGCCACTTCTCGTAAGAAAATGATTGAGAAGTTAAATGTTGAGGAAATTAAACCTTCAAGTCGTCGTTATCCAGCGATTATTTTTGAAAGAGATAGAGAAGCAGGGGATCAAATTTTAAATGTAGAAGGATTGTCAGCTAAAGATGCAGAGGGAGATTTATTATTTTCTAATGTTGATATTAATTTAAATAGAGGAGATAAAGTAGCTGTTATTTCTAAAAATTCTAAAGCAACAACTGCTTTTTATCAAATAATAGCAGGAAACGAAGATGCTTTAGAAGGAAGTTATAATTGGGGAGTAACAACTACACAATCGTATCTACCGTCTGATAATTCAGAGTTTTTCCAAAATGGAGATTTAAATCTAGTAGATTGGTTACGTCAATATGCTAAAACAGAAGAAGAGAGAGAGGAAGTCTTTTTACGTGGATTTTTAGGAAAAATGATTTTCTCTGGAGAAGAAGCTTTAAAGAAAAGTAACGTTTTATCTGGAGGAGAAAAGGTTCGTTGTATGTTATCTAGAATGATGATGACAAGAGCGAATATATTAAACTTAGATGAACCAACAAATCACTTAGATTTAGAATCAATTCAATCTTTAAACAACTCGTTGATTAATTTTAAAGGGACTGTTTTATTTACAACACATGACCACGAGTTTGCGCAAACTGTAGCAAATAGAATTATTGAAATTACACCAAACGGAGTAATCGATAAATATGCAACTTTTGATGAGTATTTAGATGATCCTAAAGTAAAGGAATTAAGAGAAAAAATGTATGCATAA
- a CDS encoding MIP/aquaporin family protein, whose amino-acid sequence MKKYISEFVGTFSLIFCGTGAMTINDVTNGSIGHVGIAITWGLIVMAMIYALGEISGAHFNPAVTISFAYAKKFPWSEVPKYIVFQILGALLASLILWFLFPNSEFYGATIPSTDAIRAFIMELLLTFFLMVTIINVSTGSKEVGVMAGIAIGGVVLLEAMFAGPITKASMNPARSLAPAIVSGHFQDIWLYMIAPILGALLAVATCKLVKDDNCCDGDC is encoded by the coding sequence ATGAAAAAATATATTTCCGAGTTTGTAGGAACTTTCTCATTAATTTTTTGTGGAACTGGAGCGATGACTATTAACGATGTTACCAACGGATCAATTGGTCATGTTGGAATTGCAATTACTTGGGGATTAATAGTAATGGCTATGATTTATGCTTTAGGAGAAATTTCTGGAGCACATTTTAACCCAGCAGTTACTATTTCATTTGCTTATGCAAAAAAATTTCCTTGGTCCGAAGTTCCCAAATATATTGTTTTTCAAATTCTAGGAGCCCTTTTGGCTAGTCTTATACTATGGTTCTTATTTCCTAATAGTGAGTTTTACGGAGCTACTATCCCATCAACAGACGCGATTCGGGCATTTATTATGGAACTGCTGCTTACATTTTTTCTCATGGTTACTATTATTAATGTTTCAACAGGAAGTAAAGAAGTAGGGGTGATGGCTGGAATCGCAATTGGAGGCGTAGTTTTATTAGAGGCCATGTTTGCGGGACCAATTACAAAGGCATCTATGAATCCAGCTAGATCTTTAGCACCAGCTATCGTTTCTGGACATTTTCAAGATATTTGGTTGTATATGATAGCTCCAATTTTAGGAGCCTTATTAGCCGTAGCTACGTGTAAATTGGTAAAGGATGATAATTGCTGTGATGGCGATTGCTAA
- a CDS encoding sodium:solute symporter, with protein sequence MQTLDWIVLSLTLLFIVLYGTWKTRGSENVEQYIKGGNDTKWWTIGLSVMATQASAITFLSTPGQAFHSGMGFVQFYFGLPLAMVIICLVFIPIYHRLNVYTAYEYLESRFDLKTRTLAAILFLIQRGLAAGITIFAPAIILSAVLGWDLVFLNIIIGLLVIIYTVSGGTKAVSVTQKQQMAIIFSGMFIAFYLILQYLPDGITFGKALEIAGASNKMKVLDFSWDLNNRYTVWTGFLGGTFLMLSYFGTDQSQVQRYLSGKSVRESQLGLIFNGLLKVPMQFFILLVGVMVFVFYQFNASPLNFNPKAQEAVINSQYASEYKVLEERHREIESEKKTLILNGITEDNKPKLQGLNEEDLKLKEKAKEIIAKSSDKVETNDKDYVFIHFILNNLPKGLIGLLLAVILSAAMSSTASELNALASTTAIDLYKRNVKEEKSDQHYVNMSKWFTLGWGVLAILIACIANLFDNLIQLVNIIGSIFYGNVLGIFLIAFFLKFVKSNAVFIGATITQILIIAIYYFGIFLPEQNGEEALISYLWLNALGCGLVMLLSVLIQLVSRNRD encoded by the coding sequence ATGCAAACTTTAGACTGGATTGTACTTTCACTTACCTTATTATTTATTGTATTATATGGAACTTGGAAAACAAGAGGTAGTGAAAATGTAGAACAATATATTAAAGGTGGAAATGATACAAAGTGGTGGACTATCGGATTATCAGTTATGGCAACTCAGGCTAGCGCTATCACTTTTTTATCAACACCTGGACAAGCTTTTCATAGTGGAATGGGATTCGTGCAATTCTATTTCGGATTACCATTAGCAATGGTAATTATCTGTTTAGTTTTTATTCCTATTTACCATAGACTTAATGTTTACACGGCTTACGAGTATTTAGAAAGTCGATTTGATCTTAAAACTCGAACTTTAGCTGCAATTTTATTTTTAATTCAAAGAGGATTAGCTGCTGGAATTACCATTTTCGCTCCAGCAATTATCTTGTCAGCGGTGTTAGGTTGGGATTTAGTCTTTTTGAATATCATAATCGGATTGTTGGTTATTATATATACTGTGAGTGGTGGAACCAAAGCAGTAAGTGTTACACAAAAACAACAAATGGCAATTATATTCTCAGGAATGTTTATTGCATTTTATCTGATATTACAATATTTGCCTGACGGAATTACATTTGGAAAAGCACTTGAGATTGCTGGTGCTAGTAATAAAATGAAAGTATTAGATTTTTCTTGGGACTTGAATAATCGCTATACAGTTTGGACAGGTTTTCTTGGAGGAACGTTTTTAATGTTATCATATTTTGGAACAGATCAAAGTCAAGTTCAACGATATTTATCAGGTAAATCAGTACGCGAAAGTCAGCTTGGATTAATTTTTAATGGATTATTAAAAGTTCCTATGCAATTCTTCATTTTGTTAGTAGGTGTAATGGTTTTTGTGTTTTATCAGTTTAATGCATCGCCTTTAAATTTTAATCCGAAAGCACAAGAAGCGGTTATTAATTCTCAGTATGCATCGGAGTATAAAGTTTTAGAAGAAAGACATCGAGAGATTGAATCCGAAAAGAAAACGCTCATCTTAAATGGAATTACTGAAGATAACAAGCCAAAGCTTCAGGGATTAAACGAAGAAGATTTAAAGTTAAAAGAAAAGGCCAAGGAGATTATTGCAAAATCGAGTGATAAGGTAGAAACTAATGATAAGGATTATGTATTTATTCATTTCATATTGAACAATCTTCCAAAAGGATTAATAGGTTTATTATTGGCTGTAATACTATCCGCTGCTATGTCATCTACAGCTTCTGAATTAAATGCTTTGGCTTCTACAACAGCAATCGATTTATACAAAAGAAATGTAAAAGAAGAAAAGAGTGATCAGCATTATGTGAATATGTCTAAATGGTTCACTTTGGGTTGGGGAGTTTTGGCTATTTTAATTGCTTGTATTGCTAATTTATTTGATAATCTCATTCAACTTGTAAATATAATAGGTTCTATATTTTACGGAAATGTATTAGGCATTTTCTTAATAGCATTCTTTTTGAAATTTGTAAAATCTAATGCTGTTTTTATAGGTGCTACAATTACTCAGATATTAATAATCGCAATTTACTATTTTGGGATATTTTTACCAGAACAAAATGGAGAAGAAGCTTTGATTAGTTATTTATGGTTAAATGCTCTAGGTTGTGGATTGGTAATGTTACTGTCCGTTTTAATACAATTAGTAAGTAGAAATAGGGATTAA
- a CDS encoding LysR family transcriptional regulator gives MTITQLKYTLAVAEHKNFTVAAEHCFVTQPTLSMQIQKLEEELDAKIFNRSKKPIELTPVGRKIVEQAKVIVDESNRIIDIVHQQKGYIGGEFKLGIIPTIMPTLLPMFLKHFTKTYPKVQLIIEELTTEEIIRKLTDGYIDAAIAATPLGNEAIKERVLYYEPFVGLIPNEHRLYEKEKLAVEDLELEDILLLEDGHCFKNSVINLCKMNKKDEHKRFQLESGSFDTLIKLSKDGLGMTLLPYLNTLDLNENDKNHLREFETPPPAREVSLIYHKSQLKMQLIEALKSNIDGIIRGAIAFSDVDIISPIKKE, from the coding sequence ATGACAATCACACAACTAAAATATACATTAGCTGTAGCTGAACACAAAAATTTTACCGTTGCCGCTGAACATTGTTTTGTTACTCAACCAACGCTCAGTATGCAAATACAAAAACTTGAAGAAGAGCTAGATGCTAAAATTTTTAATCGTTCAAAAAAACCAATTGAATTAACCCCAGTTGGAAGAAAAATTGTTGAGCAAGCGAAAGTAATTGTTGATGAAAGTAATAGAATTATAGATATTGTTCATCAACAAAAAGGATATATCGGAGGTGAATTTAAATTAGGAATTATTCCTACTATCATGCCAACATTACTTCCTATGTTTCTTAAACATTTCACTAAGACTTACCCAAAAGTTCAGTTGATTATTGAAGAACTAACAACTGAAGAAATTATCAGAAAACTTACTGATGGTTATATTGATGCTGCTATTGCCGCTACGCCTTTAGGAAATGAAGCTATCAAAGAACGTGTTTTATATTATGAGCCTTTTGTTGGTTTAATACCAAATGAACATAGATTATATGAAAAGGAAAAGTTAGCTGTAGAGGATTTGGAATTAGAAGACATTTTACTTTTAGAAGATGGACACTGTTTTAAAAATAGTGTCATTAACCTGTGTAAAATGAATAAAAAAGATGAGCATAAAAGATTTCAATTAGAAAGTGGAAGTTTTGATACTTTAATTAAGTTGTCAAAGGATGGTTTGGGAATGACTTTACTTCCCTATTTAAATACACTCGACTTAAATGAAAACGATAAAAATCATTTAAGAGAATTTGAAACACCGCCACCTGCGAGAGAAGTGAGTTTAATTTATCATAAATCTCAATTAAAAATGCAATTGATTGAAGCGTTAAAATCTAATATTGATGGAATTATTCGTGGTGCAATTGCTTTTAGTGATGTTGATATTATAAGTCCTATAAAGAAGGAATAA
- a CDS encoding PhoX family protein, translating into MKNLKLSLSALLALSIGFTTLTSCEDPKDGIDGVDGVNGQDGATGATGATGPNGSDASVYLASSKTPNFLKVTPDFVGLKITPILSSEDVIPNTPDFVYGSMADGAGLLREADGTFTLINNIEADYSIARIRLNENLRPTEGEYILNSAATAETAQCSGSMISMQEHGFGPMYLSGGEWGGSSKGVFATDPYKSVADAGTGKLLSAFGQWSTENAVVIGKDAYPNQTVAFIGDDHSDNDVPSGQLGMYVGNRGDLEGGKLYGLKVSTAGITYEVDMVEGTEYDAEFVELTETEINALDAEAKSKGVMGFSRLEDIDWRRGSAGNQRELYFAVTGRNKSGLAGKGTFLGRIYKVVLNDTDPTGAAKITCVLDGDKVGGKADGFHSPDNILVTENYAYIQEDPNGYLDTSVNGFAKLYQYNLNTGEIKTVLECDQNRAADMGYGSNTRNWEITGMIDVTEIVNNGKNTFILITQNHGWEPADGTSFTDPMANPDLGNRKEGSVLHVITGLER; encoded by the coding sequence ATGAAAAATCTTAAACTAAGCTTATCTGCGTTATTAGCTTTATCTATTGGTTTTACTACGCTTACCTCTTGTGAAGATCCTAAAGATGGAATTGACGGAGTAGATGGAGTAAACGGACAAGACGGTGCAACTGGAGCAACAGGTGCAACTGGACCAAACGGTTCTGATGCTTCTGTATATTTAGCATCTTCAAAAACTCCAAATTTCTTAAAAGTAACTCCTGATTTCGTAGGATTAAAAATTACTCCAATTTTATCATCAGAAGATGTAATCCCAAACACACCTGATTTCGTTTACGGATCAATGGCGGATGGAGCTGGATTACTAAGAGAAGCTGATGGAACGTTTACTTTAATTAATAATATTGAAGCTGATTACTCAATCGCGAGGATTAGATTAAACGAAAATTTAAGACCTACAGAAGGTGAGTATATTTTAAATTCAGCTGCTACAGCTGAAACTGCTCAATGTTCTGGTTCTATGATTTCTATGCAAGAGCATGGTTTTGGACCAATGTATTTATCTGGTGGAGAATGGGGAGGATCTTCAAAAGGAGTTTTCGCTACAGATCCATATAAATCAGTTGCTGACGCTGGAACTGGAAAATTATTATCTGCTTTTGGACAATGGTCAACTGAAAATGCTGTTGTTATCGGTAAAGATGCTTACCCAAATCAAACTGTTGCTTTTATTGGTGATGATCATTCTGATAATGATGTACCATCAGGACAATTAGGAATGTATGTTGGAAACAGAGGAGATTTAGAAGGAGGTAAATTATACGGATTAAAAGTTTCTACTGCTGGAATCACTTACGAAGTTGATATGGTTGAAGGAACTGAGTATGATGCTGAATTTGTTGAATTAACGGAAACTGAAATCAATGCATTAGATGCTGAAGCTAAATCTAAAGGAGTTATGGGATTCTCACGCTTAGAAGATATTGATTGGAGAAGAGGTTCTGCAGGTAATCAAAGAGAACTTTATTTCGCTGTAACAGGAAGAAACAAATCTGGATTAGCTGGTAAAGGAACTTTCTTAGGTCGTATTTATAAGGTTGTTTTAAACGATACTGATCCTACAGGAGCTGCTAAAATTACATGTGTTTTAGATGGAGATAAAGTTGGTGGTAAAGCTGATGGATTCCATTCACCTGATAATATTTTAGTAACTGAAAACTATGCTTACATTCAAGAAGATCCAAACGGATATTTAGATACTTCAGTAAACGGATTTGCTAAATTATATCAGTACAACTTAAATACTGGAGAGATTAAAACTGTATTAGAATGTGACCAAAATAGAGCTGCTGATATGGGATATGGTTCAAACACAAGAAACTGGGAAATTACAGGAATGATTGATGTTACTGAAATTGTTAATAACGGTAAGAATACATTTATCCTGATTACTCAAAATCACGGATGGGAGCCAGCTGATGGAACTTCATTTACAGATCCAATGGCAAATCCTGATTTAGGAAACAGAAAAGAAGGTTCTGTTTTACATGTTATCACTGGATTAGAAAGATAA
- a CDS encoding Dps family protein, whose translation MAKTNIGLDIEKSNKLAEDLNTLLANFQLYYQNLRGLHWNIKGKNFFELHVKFEELYTDSQLKIDLIAERVLTLQGEPLHTFEDYIKTGAVPVGKSISKDEEAITLIVNSLTELLKIERNILNTSDDANDEGTNSMMSDFITEQEKTVWMLNAWLGN comes from the coding sequence ATGGCAAAGACGAACATAGGATTGGATATAGAAAAATCAAATAAATTAGCAGAAGATTTGAATACGTTATTAGCAAATTTTCAACTGTATTATCAGAACTTAAGAGGGTTACACTGGAATATTAAAGGGAAAAACTTTTTTGAACTTCACGTAAAGTTTGAAGAATTATATACCGATTCTCAGTTAAAAATAGATTTAATCGCTGAAAGAGTTTTAACATTACAAGGAGAACCATTACATACTTTTGAAGATTATATTAAGACAGGAGCTGTGCCCGTAGGAAAGAGCATTAGTAAAGATGAAGAAGCAATTACGCTAATTGTAAATTCATTAACTGAGTTATTAAAAATAGAAAGAAATATCCTTAATACTTCTGACGATGCTAATGATGAAGGTACAAATTCAATGATGAGTGATTTTATTACAGAACAAGAAAAAACGGTTTGGATGTTAAATGCTTGGTTAGGTAACTAG
- a CDS encoding cytochrome-c peroxidase translates to MKDIFSRAKAYLCVCLLLLIVGCGKEEKKYVSIDPFSKNISALYNEYLTNAIVSLEKLNLEIPSEERKEHYKEARKYLKMMEPILAYSDKDNYKSLNAPNIIQVKGEESQDTRVINPIGFQVIEENLYEEEIDTVTLTRAINVTRDRLKLIKENFSLKLKDYHIIWLIREQIVRIATTGITGFDSPVLSQSLLESKYSYNTLIEIVKMNENKFKSNELKDKFIKEIIAAQKDLDHDFDTFDRFTFIKQHTDKQLKLLVEVQKDWNVKFPFEMALSNTLTTLFSKDALNINYFSDQLSDTTNLAQKVEFGKELFNDKSLSKDYSMACATCHIKELAFTDGKKTFDKNQTRNTPTVAYSAYQQAFFTDARAGSLEGQVIGVVKNHNEFNMSMDSIVSRVQQNDFYKNKLEKLYNNKRIDYNIRHAIASYIRSLNPFNSKFDKNIRGEENTLTKEEQLGFNLFMGKAMCATCHFAPVFNGTVPPNYTDTELEFIGVPATTDTINAQLSPDLGRYELFKTSERKHFFKTPTVRNAGVTAPYMHNGVYVNLEEVINFYNIGGAAGLGIKNDYQTLPFDNLSLTAKEIDALVAFTKTLTDTGY, encoded by the coding sequence ATGAAAGACATATTTAGTCGTGCTAAGGCATACCTTTGTGTATGTCTTTTGCTTTTGATAGTGGGATGCGGTAAAGAAGAAAAAAAATATGTATCTATAGATCCATTTTCTAAAAATATTTCTGCTTTATATAATGAATATTTAACGAATGCAATTGTAAGTTTAGAGAAGTTAAACTTAGAAATTCCTTCTGAGGAAAGAAAGGAGCATTACAAGGAAGCTCGCAAATATTTAAAGATGATGGAGCCGATTTTAGCGTATTCGGATAAGGATAATTATAAATCTTTAAATGCTCCAAATATTATTCAAGTAAAGGGTGAAGAATCTCAAGATACTAGAGTAATTAATCCAATCGGTTTTCAAGTTATTGAAGAGAATCTTTATGAAGAGGAGATTGATACAGTTACTTTAACTCGAGCGATTAATGTAACAAGAGATCGATTAAAATTAATTAAGGAAAATTTTTCTTTAAAGTTGAAAGATTACCATATTATTTGGTTGATTAGAGAACAAATTGTAAGAATTGCAACAACAGGAATTACTGGTTTTGATTCTCCAGTATTAAGTCAATCGTTATTAGAAAGTAAATATTCTTATAATACCTTAATTGAGATTGTTAAAATGAATGAAAACAAATTTAAATCAAATGAACTCAAAGATAAATTCATTAAAGAAATTATAGCTGCTCAAAAAGATTTAGATCATGATTTCGATACTTTTGATCGTTTTACATTCATAAAACAGCATACAGATAAACAGTTGAAATTATTAGTTGAGGTTCAAAAAGATTGGAATGTAAAATTTCCTTTTGAAATGGCTTTGTCAAATACATTAACAACTCTTTTTTCTAAGGATGCTTTAAATATCAATTACTTTTCTGATCAATTAAGTGACACAACAAATCTTGCTCAAAAAGTTGAGTTCGGTAAAGAATTATTTAATGATAAATCGTTGTCTAAAGATTATTCAATGGCTTGTGCTACTTGTCATATAAAGGAATTGGCATTTACAGATGGTAAGAAAACATTTGATAAAAACCAAACTAGAAATACACCTACCGTTGCTTATTCGGCTTATCAGCAAGCATTTTTTACAGATGCGAGAGCTGGTAGTTTAGAAGGTCAGGTTATTGGAGTTGTGAAAAATCATAATGAATTTAATATGTCTATGGATTCTATTGTGAGCAGAGTTCAACAAAATGATTTTTACAAAAATAAACTTGAGAAATTGTATAACAATAAAAGGATTGATTACAATATTAGACATGCGATTGCTTCATATATCAGGAGTTTAAATCCTTTTAATTCTAAATTTGATAAAAACATTAGAGGAGAAGAAAATACGTTAACTAAAGAAGAACAGTTAGGTTTTAATTTGTTTATGGGAAAAGCAATGTGTGCAACATGTCATTTTGCTCCAGTTTTCAACGGAACGGTTCCACCAAATTACACAGATACAGAACTTGAGTTTATTGGAGTTCCAGCAACTACCGATACTATAAATGCTCAATTATCTCCAGATTTGGGTAGATATGAATTGTTTAAAACTTCAGAAAGAAAGCATTTTTTCAAAACTCCAACAGTTAGGAACGCTGGAGTTACGGCTCCATACATGCATAATGGAGTTTATGTAAACTTAGAGGAAGTAATTAATTTTTACAATATTGGAGGTGCTGCTGGTTTAGGAATTAAAAATGATTATCAAACTTTGCCCTTTGACAATTTAAGTTTAACAGCAAAAGAAATTGATGCATTAGTAGCATTTACCAAAACGCTTACAGATACAGGATATTAA